The Rhodococcus antarcticus DNA segment GGCCGGTACCGGTGGCGGCGCAGGCGCTGGCTCCGGCTGGGCGGGCAGCAGTGGCGGACGGTCGGGCTCGGGCGGCGCCATGGGCGGCGGCCGCGGAGCCAAGGGGGAGGAGGACTTCGAGCACAACACCCCCAGCTACCTCATCACCGACGAGCACGGCTCGGAGATCGTCGGCACCCTGCCCATGGTGTCGCCCGCCGTGATCGGCGAGTGAACCCGCGCACGCTGGGGCGGTTCACCCCCGACGAGCTGGGGGTCCTCGCCGGGCTGCTGACCCTGGCTCGCTGGCCGTTCCCGCTGCAGGTGCGCAGCAGCGCCCCCACCGAGGACGCCCTGCGCCGGGCCGAGCTCGACGCCCACGAGCGGCTCACCGCCGGCGGCGTGGTCCGCGGAGGCCGGGTGGAACCCGACCTGGAGGGTGCGCTGCGCACCCTGACCCGGCCCGCGGTGCAGGTCGACGTCTCCGGGTTCGCCGGCCCCGACCTGGCCGATGCCGTGCGCATCCTCGCCGCCCACACCGGCGGCCCCGGGGTGCTCGCCCACCAGCTGCCCGGCCCGGCCGAGCACGTCGGCGGCGACGTGGTGATCGCCGTGCTGCCCCGGGCCGCGCTGCCCGCCGCGGTCGCGGACGCCTTGTTCCGGGCCCTGCCGGCGCGACCGCCGGGCCGGGTGGGACCACTGTCGGTGGCCCGGGCGGACCTGGCGAGCCCGGCGGGCACCTCGGTCACCCGCTCGGCGGGCCGGAGCCCGGTCGAGGGCGCCCGCGAGCAGCTCGACGTGCTGGCCCGCGGACCGTTCACCACCGGCGGGCAGCTCGCCGTCAGCCGGGCCGCGCCGGGCGGTGCCGAGGACCGGCGCTGCACCCTGCGCTGGTTCGACGTCGACGGGGACGGCCGCTACCTCGTCGACTCCTCCCGGGGGGTCGACCTCACCCCCGGGGACGAGGACACCCTCACCCGCGCACTGACCGCGCAGCTGCCGCGATAGCTTCCGTCTCCACCCGCCATCTTCTGACCGGACCAGGGGAACCACACGCACGGCACCCTGGCCGGACGGACGGCGGCCTCCGCACGCTACGGAACGTCGCCCCCTTGACACTGACCGTGACGTTGTTACCTTCTGCGCAGCACTCGGCGCCCCCGTTCGGCGGGTGTGCGCCACGACGTGCGCACGGAGGTGAGCGGTGTCGAGGCACTCGCTGTCGCCGTACCAGCCCGATCCAGAGCCCCCGCTGCCCCCGCCCCGGCCCGTCCTCGACCGTGCGCTCCAGCTCGTGCTGGCCCTCGCGACCGTCGGGATCGTCATCGTCGCCACGCTCGGGGTTCGCAACACCTCTGCGGGCGCGGTTCCGTCGAACAGCGCAACGGTGGGGACGTGCCACTCCTTCCTCACGGTGGAGGAGTTCTACACCACCAGCGACGTGTCGCCGGCCGTGCCGTGCGACGGGCCCCACCAGACGGAGGTCGTGGCCGTGCGCTCCTACACCGGGGCCACTGCTGCCCAACAGCAGCGTCCCGGGGTGGAGGTGCTGGGAGCCGTGTCGCGAGGCTTGTGCACCGCGGCGGAGCTCCGCACCTACCTCGGTGCCCGTGAGCGCGACGACCCTGTCGCCCTCCAGCAGGTGATCCGGTGGACCACCCCCGGTGAGTGGGCCGGTGGCGCGCGGGAGTACCGCTGCGAGCTGATGCTGGCCCGCTCCGTCGACGGTGGCACGCCGACCCTGTTCACCCCCGCCCGCGACGTCCTGGGTGGGTCCACCGGATCGGCGGAGTACCGCCACTGCCACGACGCGACCACGGCCCAGGACGTGTCGTGCGACAGACCGCACACCGGGGAGTACGTCAACGCCTTCCTGCCTGCTCCAGCCGCGAACACGCCCGAGGGGTTGACGCTCACCGCGTGGGCGCAGGACGCGTGTGCAGCCCTGGTGCAGGAGTACACCGGCGGGCGCCCAGGGGTGCGCGTGGACGCCGTCCGCGTCGGGTACGCCGCCACCTCGACCGGGGCGTGCCTGGCCGTCCCGGCCGGGGGGCGCGTCGTGGGCACCGTCGCCCCGGGAGACGGGTCGTGAGCACCCACGCGGGGACCGTGGAGCAGCACCGCACGCGGACCACGGTGCTCATCGGCCTGGTGTCCACCACGGTGCTGCTGCTGCGGATGTTCGTGCCCGGTCCGGTCGGGCTGTCGGACCAGGGCGACGGGCACCGTCTGCTGTGCCAGCTGGGCCTGGCCAACGACGTGGCGTGGAACGTCTCGCAGTCGTCCTTCGTACGGTTCACGTGGGTCTCGCACGTGTTCTACGGAGAGACCTGTGGCGCGAACGGGACGGGCCAACCGGTCTACTCCTCCCAGCTCCTGCTGGACCGGATTGCGACCTGGCTCACCCCTGTCCTGGGGCTTCCCGGCTCCCTCGACCTGCGTGCGCTCGCCGTGCTCTGCTGCGTCGTCGCGGGAGCCGCTGTCGGTTGGCTGGTCCACGAGATGCGCGGGGCGCGGTTCGCGAGGGTCGTCGTCGGCGTGGTCGTCACCCTGATCCTGGCCGACTCGGGGATCGCGGTGTACTTCGCGTCGCCCTACTCCGAGGGGGGTGCCTTCCTCGGACTGCTCCTGCTCCTGCCCGCGTCGCTGCGGCTCCTGCACAGCCGTCGGACCAGCCTGGCGGCCATCGTCACGGTGCTCGCCATCGGCACGTTCGTCCTGGCGTCCAAGACACAGATGGTGACCTTCCTCCCGCTGCTGCTGCTCGTCCTGCTGGTACGGCCCGGGCAGCGCGTCACCGGGGGGCAGGTGGCGGGTCAGCCTCGCTGGCGCACGGCACGGGTGCGCCGACGCGCCGCCGGATCACTGGCCTGCCTGGGACTGGTGGGGGTGGTGGTGGCCACGCTGTCCGCGGAGCCCCCGCGCTTCCAGGAGCTGCACGTCTACAAGCAGGTGTTTCTCACCATCCTGCCCGGCAGCCCCGACCCGACCGGTGACCTCCAGTTCTTCGGCCTTGACCCCTCCCTCGCTCGGGGCTCGGGGATCGACATCAACGGTCCCGGCAGCGTCGTGACCGACCCGGCCTACGCGGGGTTCACCGACAAGGTGACCTCGGCGAAGGTCGTCGAGTTCTACCTCACCCACCCGGCTCGGACGGTCGGGCTCGTCCACCAGGGACTCGACTACGCGGCCACCTTCCGGCTCAGCAGCTACCTGGCGAGCTATCCGGAGGCGTCGGGCAACCCTGCGGGCACGGCCGACCACAGGGTCGAGGTCCTCACCGAGGTCTTCACGGTGTTCAAGGCCCTACCGTTGCTGCTCCTCATCGTGTGGATCGTCGGCCTGGTCCGCTTCAGCGTGGCCGCCAGGCGTGGATCCTGCGCCGGGCTGCTGGGACTCGGTCTCACCCTCAGCATCGTCACGCAGTTCGGGGCCGTGCTGCTCTCCGAGGGCTACGCGGAGGCGATCAAGCACATGATCGTCGTGGACTACGCCACCGCGTTGATGTTTCCCGTGGCGATCATGGTCTGGACCGAGCGTCGGGCCAGGAGATCCTTCGACCGACCGGGTACGAGCACGACCGTGAGCACGCCATTTGTGCGCACGGAGCTGTCGGACCTACCAGCGAGAGACCGCGTGCTGCCCGACACGCCGTGACCCCTCTGTCGCAGGCACGGTGGGGGACCGATCAGGCCGTTCCGTCCCACTCGACCGGACGGGGGCCGCCGTCGAGGAACCAGCCGATGGCCGCCGCGGTCCGCTGCGCCGCCCTGCCGTCGCCGTACGGGTTGGGCGTGGTGGGCAGCGACCCACCCCCCGCCAGTGCCGCGGTGGCGGCGGCCACGATGACGGCGGGATCAAGCCCGACCAGCTCCGCCCAGCCGGCCTCGATCCCCTCCGGGCGCTCGGTGGTGTCCCGGGCGACGAGCACCGGTAGCCCGAGCGTGGGTGCCTCCTCCTGCAGGCCGCCGGAGTCGGTGAGCAGCAGATCGGTGTGCAGCAGCAGGGCGAGCACCTCGTCGTAGGGCAGCGGTGGCACCACCCGGGCCCGCTCGACGCCGTCGAGCACGGCGGCCACGTCCGCAGCGACGGCGGGGTTCGGGTGGGTGACCACCACCGCACGCAGGTCCGGGTGCGCCTCGAGCAGGGTCGCCACCGCGCCACACACTGCCCGCACCCCCTCGCCCCAAGCCTCCCGCCGGTGCACCGTGACCACGAGCAGTCGCGCTCCGTCGGGCCGCGCCGCCAACGTCGGACGCGGCTGCGCACGGAGCGCGGGGAGCACCGCGTCGAGGGCGTCGACGACGGTGTTGCCGGTGACGACGATGCGCTCGCGCGGCACGCCCTCGCGCAGCAGCGCCGCGAGCGCCCGAGGCGTGGGCGCGAGGTGCAGCTCGGCCACCCCCGCCAGCAGCACGCGGTTCATCTCCTCGGGGAACGGTCGCGCCCGGTCCCCGGTGCGCAACCCTGCCTCCAGGTGGGCGACGGGCAGCTGCCGCAGGGCTCCCGCCAGGGACACCGTGAGGGCGGTGGTGGTGTCGCCCTGCACCAGCACCAGCCGCGGCGGAGCGGCGGCCAGGTGGCCGTCGAACGCTGTCAGTGTCAGCGCCATGAGCTCGGCCAGCCCACCGTCGCGCCGGACGACACCCAGGTGGACGTCGGGCACCAGGCCGAACGAGGCCAGCGCCTCGTGGACCCGGGCCGGTTGCTGACCGGTGTCGACGAGGGCGGTGCGCAGCCCTGCCGCTCGCAGCGCGAGCACCACCGGTGCCACCTTCACGGCCTCGGGGCGGGTGCCGACGACCACGTGGACGTCGGCACCCGCCCCGAGGCGGTTCTCGTGCGGCCCCGGCACGGTGTCTGCTGGGGCGTCGGTCATCAGGCCAGGCTAGTGGTCCGGCGACGCAGGGTCAGGTAGCCGGCACCGATGACGAGGGCGGTGAGCCCGGCGACGCCGGCACCCTTCAGCGGCACCATCGGGATGTCGGACACGGTGGCGTTCTCGCCGCAGGTGACCTTGCCGATGGTGACGTTCGCGAGCCCGCCGCCGATGGCCGTGATGCTCAGCGCGGTGGCGCTCGACGTGGGTCCGACCGCACTGGTCTGGTTGATGGCCACCTTCAGCAGCGGAGCAAGCACGCCCAGCTCGATCGGCGACCCGATGTTGATCGGGATGTCGAGGTTCAGCCCAGGGAGGCCAAGGGTGCCCGCAGTAGTGGCGAGGAGGCGCACTCCCGCCAGGGTGGACGACGCCGAGTACGGACCGGCGCCGGACGGTCCGGCGGTGCACTGGGAGTAGATCGCCGTGGCGGCCAGCCGCAAGTTCACCGGAAGCGAAATTCCGTTCAGGGTGGCAGTGCCGAGGTTCACCAGCAGGGGGGCGGTGGCCCCGGCGAGGCTGCAGGAACCGTCGTTGCCGATGGTGAGCGCACCGCCGGATCCGACGAGGCCGGCGCACGCCGAGGAGGTGGCCACGTTGCTGGCGTTTGCCGTCTGGGAGACGGCGCCGGTGTTGGCCACGCCCTGACCGGGCAGGACCGCGATCTGGCTCGTGAAGGTCTTGGTGACCAGTGGCTGGGTGCCGTCGTTCTTGGCGGCCGAGGTGCCCGTGGAGGCCACCGTCCCGCCCAGCAGCGTGGCGTTCAGTGCCTGCGCGGTGGACTGGGACATGCCCCCGGCCAGCGCCGGTGACGCCCAGGCCACCGTGCTCAGGGCGAGCACGGCGCCGAGGGCGCCGGCCCGCTGCAGGGTGCGGCGGGTGCGTCCTCTCGTGTTGTCGGTCATGTGACTCTCCCAGCTCGGTGGGCGCCCCCCGAGGAGGCCCCGTTCAGGTAGCTCCGGACCGGACGGTCCGGAGCAGGGTGGGTGGACGTGCGGAGTACTCGGCTGGTCTTGACCCAGCCGCTCTCGGAGCGGAGGAAGCGGCCGAAGGCCTTCCACACCGCAACGAGCAGTACGTAGGTGTAGACCCAGTGCAGCAGCCCCAGGGTGAGGGCGCGGGTCCGTGAGGTGGTGCGCTCGCAGGTGCGGCGGTACACCGGGCCCCACACGGCGACCGGCGCGACGCCGAAGAACGCCGCGAGCAGGAACACGCCCCAGCCGCCGGCGGTGAACCAGCTGGTGACACCGCCGGGGGTCGTGAACGCGTAGTAGCCCATGACCCCCAGGGCCGTGGTGTAGACGACCGACCCGATGAGCTGGGTCCAGGGGATGAGCAGGAAGTACGCGATCTCCAGGGCCGCCGGCGTGCTGATCTTCGCGCTGGTGAGCACGGCCGGCAGGTACTTGGAGCACTGCATGCCGCCCTGGGCCCACCGGGTCCGCTGGCGGATGAGCGCGGCGGGGGTGGGCAGTGCCTCCTGGGCGACCCAGACGTCGTCGCAGTACTGGTTGCGGTGCCCGGCGAGCAGCACGTGCAGCCCCAGCTCGAAGTCCTCGAGGAGCGCGCCCTGCCACGGAACCCCGTGCTCGACGGCGATCTGGTCGAGCACAGCCATCCGGGTGAACTGCCCGTTGCCGCCCATCCCGACGCTGCCCAGCCTGCGGCGCAGCAGCTGCATCGCGGAGATGACGGTGCGGAACTCCACGTCCTGCAGGTCCACGAGCGCGCGACCGAGCCAGGTGGTGGGCGCCGGGTCGTCACCGTCGATGTCGTCGCGGCCGCGGTTCAGCATGCGCACCTGGATCTGCGCCGCACCGACCGCGGGGTCCCCGAACACGCGCGGGCCGGCCAGCACGTCGAGCGCGGAGGGATCGAGCCGACCGTCGGCGTCGACGACCCCCACCACCACACGGGTGCGGTCGACGCCCGGCTGCAGCAGGTCCAGGTGCTCGCCGATGGCCTCCCAGCCGGCGTTCAGGGCCGGCCCCTTGCCCTGGCGAGCCATCGGCAGGCGACGGGACACCACGTGCACGCGGGGGTGCGCAGCGGCCAGTGCGGCCAGCACGACGGGGGTGGTGTCGTCGGAGGCGTCGTCGATGCACCAGAGCTCGGCCAGCGGCGCCGTCTGCAGCAGCCGGTGCACCGTCCGCTCGATGACCGAGTCCTCGTCCAGGCAGGGCAGGAGCAGGTGCCAGTGCAGGTCGGCGGCGCGACCGGGCGTCGTCGGCACCTGCCGCAGGTACGGCACCAGGATGGAGATGACGTAGGCGAGGAACGCGACGCACAGGACGATGGCCAGGGTGTTCACCGCCGGTCCGACGCCGTCGATGATCACGACGACCCTGCCCGATGGCCGGAGTGGGCCGGTGCTGACGGCCCGGACTCCGCGAGCAGCAGCCGGACGAAGAGCACCACGGCCAGCAGGAAGCCGAGGGTGGTGATGATCGAGCCGAGGAACACGTGGCTGAGGTCGTAGCCGCGGGCGACGCCCAGCCACCGCATCGACGCCACGATGACGACGACGCGAAGCTGGTTGACCAGGACGAAGAGCCCGACCAGGACGAGGGTGGACGTGGCGACCCGGCGGGCGCTCAGGGGGCGCACGGCGGCCGCGACGGCAGTGGCCCCGAGGAACACCGCGAGCACCGGACCGATGCTGCAGCCGGTGGTGAAGCTGACGCCGACCAGGGCGCCCTGGACGCGGAACAGGGCTGCGGTGCCCACGTGGGCGCTCTCCTGGCCCGCCAGGTGCAGCAGCAGCGTCTGCAGGGCTGCCTCGCCGGTCCGCACGGCACGGCCCTCGACGAGCAACCCGACGGCCACCGCGCCCAGCAGGGCTGCGAGGACCCGGCTGCGGTGCAGCGGGCTCAGCGCACCCGGGCTCGGCCGGGTGGAAGTGGTGGACACAGTGCGAGCTAGCTGTTTCGGCGGATGACGGTGGTGCGGACCAGAGCCAGACCAGCCACGATGAGGATCAGCGCGACCACGGCGAAGGAGATCGCGTTGAACCCCGTGTACGCGAGCCCCACGGTGCCACCAGCGCCGGCTCCGGCGATCGGACCTCGATACATGCTGACTCCCCCGTTCGTGGCCGACCTAGGTGCGGCCAGCGTGACCCGCCGCGTGCTGCGCATCCGCGACGGGCGTCTTGTGATCCGGTTACAGAAAATCATGAACCGGCCACGCGGTGTAGTCACTGGATCGGGACGTCATAACGACGCACGGTCATTGATGATCTTGATTACAGCCGTTGACTACCCTTGTACGCATTCAGCGGCGCACAATCCGTCACCGAAGACGGGCGAACGGGTCCTTCGTGTCGCGGCGGTATGGGGAAAGCCGGCCGCTGAGCTCCTGCGTGCCCGGTCCCGTCACGGGGCCAGCAGGTCACGCTCCACCGCGTCGGCGCACGCGCGCAGGGCCGGCAGCACCTCGCGCTGCAGGGGCGCGGCGCTGCGGCGGGCGGCCTGGGTGCTCTCGTTCATGGCCGCCACGACCGCTCCGCTCCGTCCCCGCACGGGCACCGCGATGCTGCGCAGCCCCTGCTCCAGCTCCTGGTCCACGAGGCAGTGACCGTCCGTCCGCACCCGGGCGAGCGGACTACGTCCCGTGCGTGATTACTGGATCCAGGGGACGAGTTTTCGTTCACAGTGGTGGCGCGGTCGGGTGCAGCGCCTCCTGCGCCACGGCGAAGGCCCGGTTGCTCCGCGGCACGCCCGCGTAGACCGCGGTGTGCAGCAGCACCTCGCCGATCTCGTCCTCGGTCAGCCCGTTGGTGACCGCGGCCCGCACGTGCGTGACCAGCTCGTGCTCGTTCCCCAGCGCCACCAGCGCGGTCAGGGTGATGATCGAGCGGGTGCGGCGGTCCAGGCCCGGCCGGTTCCACACGTCACCCCAGGCGGTCCGGGTGATGAACTCCTGCCAGCCCGCGGTGAACGGCGTGACCCCGGCCAGAGACCGGTCCACGTGCGCGTCGCCCAGCACCGCACGGCGGGTGGCCAGGCCCTGCTCGTAGGAGCCCTGGCCCAGCACGTGCGCGAGCAGCAGCCCCGTCACGGTGCCGGCCTGCTCCAGGTTGGCCAGGTGCGAGGCCCGCGGCAGCACGTGCAGCGCCGCACCCGGGACGCCCTCGGCGATCTCGCGCAGCATCGCCGGCGGGGTCGCGGGATCCAGGTCCCCGGCCACCACCAGGGTCGGGGCGGTGATGCGGCCGAGGTCGGCGCGGCCGTCCCAGGTGGCCAGCGCCTCGCACGCGGTGGCGTAGCCCTCGGCGGGGGTGCTCGCAACCATGGCCTGCGCCCACGCCACCAGGGCCGGGTCCCGCTGGGCGAGCTCCGGGGTGAACCAGCGGCCGACCACCGCCGGCGCGATGGAGGCCACCCCGTCGGCCCGGACCGCGGCGGCCCGGTCGATCCAGGGCTGCACGTCCGGCCAGTGCGCGCTGGTGCACAGCAGGCTGAGCGTGTGCACCCGCTCGGGGGCGTGCACCGCGATCCACTGCGCCGTGGCCCCACCCAGGGACAGCCCGACCAGGTGCGCGCGAGCGACCCCGAGCTCGTCGAGCAGCTCGAGCACGTCGCGCCCCAGGTCGGCCACCGTCCACGGCCCGTCCACCACCGCCGACTCCCCGTGCCCACGGGCGTCGGTGCGCACCACGCGCAGCCGGTCGCTGAGCGGGCCCACCTGGGGGTCCCACATGGCGCGGGTGGAGCCGAGGGAGTTCAGCAGCACCAGGACGGGCGCGTCGGGCGGGCCGAGCACCTCGTGGGCGATGGTCATGCGGTCTCCTGCCTGGTGTCGAGGACGTGGTCGACGAGCTCGCCCGCGTGGTGGACGAGCTCGCCGGCCGGGACGTGGGTGGCCATGGACCCGGGGTGCACCTGCAGCCCCTCGAGGCTGGTGCGCAGCCGGGACGCGGCACCGCCGGTGACCCGCAGCAGCTCGGTCACGGTGGGCCACTCCGCGTGCCAGGCCCCGACGGCGCGCTGGTGCTCGTGCTCCATCGAGGCCAGCAGGGTCGCGACCAGGCCGGGGGCGCGGCGGGCGGCGGCGCGGGCGGTGACGGCGGCGATCGGGTTGTGCTTGTGCGGCATGGAGCT contains these protein-coding regions:
- the wecB gene encoding non-hydrolyzing UDP-N-acetylglucosamine 2-epimerase; this translates as MTDAPADTVPGPHENRLGAGADVHVVVGTRPEAVKVAPVVLALRAAGLRTALVDTGQQPARVHEALASFGLVPDVHLGVVRRDGGLAELMALTLTAFDGHLAAAPPRLVLVQGDTTTALTVSLAGALRQLPVAHLEAGLRTGDRARPFPEEMNRVLLAGVAELHLAPTPRALAALLREGVPRERIVVTGNTVVDALDAVLPALRAQPRPTLAARPDGARLLVVTVHRREAWGEGVRAVCGAVATLLEAHPDLRAVVVTHPNPAVAADVAAVLDGVERARVVPPLPYDEVLALLLHTDLLLTDSGGLQEEAPTLGLPVLVARDTTERPEGIEAGWAELVGLDPAVIVAAATAALAGGGSLPTTPNPYGDGRAAQRTAAAIGWFLDGGPRPVEWDGTA
- a CDS encoding septum formation family protein → MSRHSLSPYQPDPEPPLPPPRPVLDRALQLVLALATVGIVIVATLGVRNTSAGAVPSNSATVGTCHSFLTVEEFYTTSDVSPAVPCDGPHQTEVVAVRSYTGATAAQQQRPGVEVLGAVSRGLCTAAELRTYLGARERDDPVALQQVIRWTTPGEWAGGAREYRCELMLARSVDGGTPTLFTPARDVLGGSTGSAEYRHCHDATTAQDVSCDRPHTGEYVNAFLPAPAANTPEGLTLTAWAQDACAALVQEYTGGRPGVRVDAVRVGYAATSTGACLAVPAGGRVVGTVAPGDGS
- a CDS encoding glycosyltransferase, which encodes MIIDGVGPAVNTLAIVLCVAFLAYVISILVPYLRQVPTTPGRAADLHWHLLLPCLDEDSVIERTVHRLLQTAPLAELWCIDDASDDTTPVVLAALAAAHPRVHVVSRRLPMARQGKGPALNAGWEAIGEHLDLLQPGVDRTRVVVGVVDADGRLDPSALDVLAGPRVFGDPAVGAAQIQVRMLNRGRDDIDGDDPAPTTWLGRALVDLQDVEFRTVISAMQLLRRRLGSVGMGGNGQFTRMAVLDQIAVEHGVPWQGALLEDFELGLHVLLAGHRNQYCDDVWVAQEALPTPAALIRQRTRWAQGGMQCSKYLPAVLTSAKISTPAALEIAYFLLIPWTQLIGSVVYTTALGVMGYYAFTTPGGVTSWFTAGGWGVFLLAAFFGVAPVAVWGPVYRRTCERTTSRTRALTLGLLHWVYTYVLLVAVWKAFGRFLRSESGWVKTSRVLRTSTHPAPDRPVRSYLNGASSGGAHRAGRVT
- a CDS encoding ESX secretion-associated protein EspG, with protein sequence MNPRTLGRFTPDELGVLAGLLTLARWPFPLQVRSSAPTEDALRRAELDAHERLTAGGVVRGGRVEPDLEGALRTLTRPAVQVDVSGFAGPDLADAVRILAAHTGGPGVLAHQLPGPAEHVGGDVVIAVLPRAALPAAVADALFRALPARPPGRVGPLSVARADLASPAGTSVTRSAGRSPVEGAREQLDVLARGPFTTGGQLAVSRAAPGGAEDRRCTLRWFDVDGDGRYLVDSSRGVDLTPGDEDTLTRALTAQLPR
- the pcaDC gene encoding bifunctional 3-oxoadipate enol-lactonase/4-carboxymuconolactone decarboxylase PcaDC, which produces MTIAHEVLGPPDAPVLVLLNSLGSTRAMWDPQVGPLSDRLRVVRTDARGHGESAVVDGPWTVADLGRDVLELLDELGVARAHLVGLSLGGATAQWIAVHAPERVHTLSLLCTSAHWPDVQPWIDRAAAVRADGVASIAPAVVGRWFTPELAQRDPALVAWAQAMVASTPAEGYATACEALATWDGRADLGRITAPTLVVAGDLDPATPPAMLREIAEGVPGAALHVLPRASHLANLEQAGTVTGLLLAHVLGQGSYEQGLATRRAVLGDAHVDRSLAGVTPFTAGWQEFITRTAWGDVWNRPGLDRRTRSIITLTALVALGNEHELVTHVRAAVTNGLTEDEIGEVLLHTAVYAGVPRSNRAFAVAQEALHPTAPPL
- a CDS encoding IclR family transcriptional regulator domain-containing protein; translation: MRTDGHCLVDQELEQGLRSIAVPVRGRSGAVVAAMNESTQAARRSAAPLQREVLPALRACADAVERDLLAP